AAAAAGCTTAGTAATTTACTAAGAGAAACAAGGATCAATTCCCACTAGTTAACACTTCTTTTATAGTGCATCCATATTCTAGAAATCTTCGAATCGCCTCTAGAGAGATTTTAGATAATATTTAGaattaaatgttaaaaaaaaaagtagttagAAATTAAAAGTTACACTAATAAACATGAATTTAGCTCGGAATATTTAGTTTCTCTCAATATATTGAAATATTGGTGATTAAACTAATATCTGTAAATCCTTGGGTTTAGTTTCAGCGTTTGTAAGGAGCAACTATTATGAGAAAACGGTATGTAAatagaatttaagttttgtgtatTAGCAATTACACTATCAGGTGAATTTAACTTGCTATTGCAGgttataaaattttttttaaaaaaaatctgcAATAACAAGTCAAATTTACGTGatacattaaaatattttatacactaatagttcataaaattaaaCTCATATACATGTGCCAAAAAAATAAGTTGGCATATATGTACGTAAGGGCCAGAGCTTAAAGACAATAGACTTTTTGCTACTCTATATTACTCACTGCAGTTTGCCACCCAAAGGTTGCATTTGCAGCTGCTGCCCACAAAATTGTTCTTTTCACTGATCAACAATTTTAGATACGGTATGCTTTCTTCTGTTTACTTCTTCATATATATTCATGTAGTCGTGATTAGTGACAGAGACagaatttttacaaaaaaagCTCTATCATCTAAACATCATCTTTTAGTATATACAATATGATTTACATactaaaaaatcatatttgatttaaggaaaaaaaaaattgttgcagTTTTCATCCTACATTTTTAAGCTCCTTGTGTCCTGCCACCTAAATTTTCacatatggaaaaaaaaaaaaaaagttcgtTTAGTGATAATTGGTTGTATTAATACTACCTTGCATCTTTGGTTgctttatgatttattttttttttcacttaaataTGCAGCAAGACCAACTTGTGATATTCTTGTACAATTCCTTTACTGTTAACACTGTTTTTCCCTGCCGTAATTTTTACTGGAAGAAGTAAAATATAAGAAGTCAAAAGGGATCCAACATGTAATGCATGCATAATCATATAATTTTCAGTCACGCCTGTGCCAGTCCCACAAGAGTCTCATTTATTATTATGGAGAGTAACTATAGTACTATCTTTTAGCATTGATGAAAGAAGGCGTGGTAAAATGTTTTTGATGAGTAGGACCTGCTGAAATGGAAGCAATACTGAAAGCAGAGAAGAATGGTGGTGGAGGAACAACTTCTTCAAAGCACTCAAGGAAGAAAAGCTTCACTAGACCTTCTTGGCTTCTCTGCACTATTGCCGGTAATTATATGTTGCAACTTATTTTTGTCCAAACTCCCTTTTTGTGTTTAAAAAATCCACttaatatgtatgtataaatattaCCGTCCTTGTATATAATTTTAAAGGAAAATTGGAGATTATTAGGTCAAAAATATTGGACTATGGGGTCCAATATTCTGTATTTTTCTTCATATCATGTGATATGAAGTGTCATTTTCTTCTCATATATGATAAACCTCTGCTTATTTCATAAAGGCCATGTCCTTTTGCTTTGTTGTTTTTGTCCGTGACATAAAAgtagcaagaaaaaaaaaacgcttcaatttttgaaatttgaatagtGGGACCTTCCTTTCAAATAGTTGTGCtgcagaaagaaagaaaataatgtcTGTTTCCTCGGCAGAATTGGCGGATCTACCCTTTGCTGAGGGGTTCATTCCTTCGgcgaaaaattatgctatatatgcatggttaaaattatttttcatgtatatatattagacgttgaacccccttcggttagttcgtatgttTCCTTATGAACTCCCTTCGTAAATATCCTGATTCCGCCACTGACAGAATCTGTTCTTATATTAAAAAGTAGCTTTAATCCTTTTGCCCCGTTAGATACAATGGACGGTCGATATACTTATCCCCATTACACGTGTTTACAACTAACTAAACAATTAACCTTAACAATCAACGATTCAAAATGAAAATGCATGTCACTTTATCGTGGTTAGGTGTTAAAAAGTGTAGATGCTATGACACTGTCTTGCATTTATTTTGCTTGGTGTAAATATTTGATATCGATAAGTTTTTATACAGGCAGCATTCTAATGCACTCTGGTATCCTGAAAAAGACTAATGAGATCATATGACCATCAATACCATTcacaatattttgaaatatatttttactgATTGTTTTGGAATACATTTTcacaatatttgaattttgaaaaaacacCTCAAGAGgtgttatcattattttttatttctctttttgcactttttaatttattttctttcaaaaaatctaaattttttattttcatgaaataacCAATTTTCAGAAAAcactaatttttataaaatatattttcactttttcttttaatttttttaaaaatacatttgaattcTAATATTAACTCCACAACTCCAAttctattttcaacttcaaaaataccaaataaagtgagaatgttttttattttcatggtcaaacgtaGTGTAGTTGATACACAACTCACAAGAACAACTCAGATTGTGAATAATAATTCTGTAGGAATGTGTTAGCATTAGGCCAAATGATAAaacttaaaacatgaaataagtcGATGAATAGGTAGCcgttgtctttattttttttttgaattcaaactACTAATGTTGTTGTCACCTATGTCAACGTCTGTGACTGTTGCTCATGGTCCATGCTAAAGGAGTTATTATTGAACTTGGATTTTATCAATCTAAAAGATgtgtaaaaattcaaattttcaaatgcTTCACTTGTCAAGTCATCATACGTCTATATGATTGTATTCGGATTGTGTTTTTTTCTTCAGATTTGgacaagaagatgaagaaattggTATTGAGCATCCCTAACAAAGGTGGTGCTGACAGTTTCACTGAACGTGCTGATGCCTATTACCAGAAACGGCCACAGCTTCTGGCCCTAATCCAAGAGTTGTATGACAATTATCTCTCTTTGGCAGACCGTTATTGCCAAGCACTTGCCAAGAACCATCATCGTCGAAATTCCTTTCCTATTTCATCCTTCCATCTCGATGATAATGATGATCAATATGACAAGGAAGAGAACAACGGATCAGAGATTATTGATTCTGATGCTGAGAGTTCATTGTCATATCAGCTGCCATTTCCACCCGCACAAGCCAAATTTGAATCAGACATGATTGTTGCAGACTTGGTGATCAGAAATGTAGACTGTGAAATCATCCAGCACGAGCTTAGTCAAGTCGACAAGCATTGCAACGAGTCATCAAGGAAGATAGAGTTGCAGGAAAGCTTATTAGAGTTATTGGAATCAGAGAGGCTGATCTTGTTAAATGAGAACGCGAGATTGGGATACAAAGTGGCTTCATTGATAGAAGAGAATAAGGGATTGTCTTCAGAGTCGTTGTTCATGAAGAGGAAGGTAGCTGAGCTTGCAAGGTGCATGCTGAAGAGGAGGGAGGATCATAGAGTTTGCGTTCTTAGTCAAAAAGTTGAGGATCTTCAAGGTCAGATATATGGTTTGGAGAGGAGGAACAAGGAGTATTATGAACAGCTACTAAAGCATGAAGAAGAGAAAAGGATCAGGTCCAACATGAGGTTGAAGGGTTGCTTTAAAGTGCATGAAGAGGCTGTTGGCAGTGTGAAAAATAGTGAACAGCAGAGAAATGTTGGCGCTGAAGTTGGAAAGAAAGTTCCTAAGCTATGGAACAGGGTTAAGAAGCTTGATATCTTCCTTTGTGCATCTGATTTCAACCCAACCTACTGTTAATTGTTA
The Capsicum annuum cultivar UCD-10X-F1 chromosome 6, UCD10Xv1.1, whole genome shotgun sequence DNA segment above includes these coding regions:
- the LOC107875840 gene encoding kinase-interacting family protein codes for the protein MEAILKAEKNGGGGTTSSKHSRKKSFTRPSWLLCTIADLDKKMKKLVLSIPNKGGADSFTERADAYYQKRPQLLALIQELYDNYLSLADRYCQALAKNHHRRNSFPISSFHLDDNDDQYDKEENNGSEIIDSDAESSLSYQLPFPPAQAKFESDMIVADLVIRNVDCEIIQHELSQVDKHCNESSRKIELQESLLELLESERLILLNENARLGYKVASLIEENKGLSSESLFMKRKVAELARCMLKRREDHRVCVLSQKVEDLQGQIYGLERRNKEYYEQLLKHEEEKRIRSNMRLKGCFKVHEEAVGSVKNSEQQRNVGAEVGKKVPKLWNRVKKLDIFLCASDFNPTYC